Sequence from the Pelodiscus sinensis isolate JC-2024 chromosome 30, ASM4963464v1, whole genome shotgun sequence genome:
ttttaattaatattatgaattgcTGTCTTGGGTAGCTTTTTATATTAATACAATTATAATATAGCTGTGAACTCCACATACCAATCCAGTCTAGGAATGTCTACAGAATGCAATGAGTAATGTTATGTTCTGAGTCTGATACTCAATTGGAACTGGGACTCAATCTTTCATTTTAATCCTATTTGGAAAATATAGGGGGTAAGGCTGAAGCAGTATCCTTTTCCTCTGTGTCTGTGCAACACTTGGCACCATGAGGTTCTGGGCTGTGGCAGGGGCTCCCGGAGGTCACCTCActaaagaaaaatgaaataataaataagggtatgtctacactgcaaccctaattcgaactagggaggctaatataggcattcgaagttgcaaatgaagcccgggatttaaatatcccgggcttcatttgcatcttgccaggtgccgccatttttaaatccccgttagtgcagactccgtgcccgcggacttcatttgcaacttcgaatgcctacattagccaccctagttcgaactagggtggcagtgtagacataccctaaataaataaataccataATTACCCACTGACTCTAAACATCCATTTCTCACGTGATGATGGTTTGTAGAGTTTAATCCTACCATTGCATTAATGCAGATTTTACTGTATCAGATCTCGATTTTCCATCTGCAGGGCCTTAGGGACAACCCGTGATCAACGTTGTCCTTGGATCTGTCCAAATGCAGAGTGGAGAATTATAAAATGGCCTCTTGTGCCTAATCCCATTTCCAAAAGGGATGTAAGTGGTTTAGGAGCCTAATCCCACTTCCCACAGGAATTTAAGATCAGACTGCCAAAGAGGCTTAGGTGCCTAAAGACGCAGCCCAACCTAGGCCATTTCATTTCAGCTTTGAAGTCCAGGAAGGAGGGACCGTGATGCAGCTTCTCTGAGCACCCCCCGCGAGGCCGAGTGGCACCGATGGGGCTTGGGAGCCTGGCAGGAAGAACAGCCGTCTGCACGTCTCAGGGCAGGAACATTGTCTAACCTGAAAGATTTCCAAGGGGGAAGAAACCCAACGCAAGTGTGAGACATGATacagggcagtgggggtgggggtaggggggtcAGAGAGTCTGACGGACGGTGACTTTAGAGCTGTCACCTGCTGCTCTTAAGACACCTCCCCATCCAGGTCTGTGGGCAGATCCCTGCTGTCTCCTTGATCGTTTCTATCACCTCCAAGGTCCCCCCAATGAATCCGGCCAATGGCACCGCCCCAGTGACCCAGTTCCTGCTGCTGGGTTTCCCCTCCCTGGGCCGGCAGAGCCGGGAGCTCCTCTGTGCCCTGCTCTCCTTGGCCTACGCTGCCACCGTGGTGGGGAACTTCTGCATCGTGTGGGCCGTGCTGCAGGACCCCCGCCTCCAGCGCCTGCCCATGTACATCCTGCTGGGGAGCTTCTCCTGGCTGGAGATCTGCTACGTCACCGCCACTGCGCCCCGGATGCTCTGCGACCTGCTGCACCCCGGCCTCCCCATCTCCTTCCACgcctgcttcctgcagttctACTTCTTCTTCTCCACGGGGGCCACTGAATGCCTCCTCCTCGCGGCCATGGGTCTGGACCGGTACCTGGCCATCTGTCAGCCCCTGCGCTACCCTGTCCTCATGTCCCCTCCACTCTGCTGGACCATGGTCGCCTCCTGCTGGCTCACTGGCTTCCTGTGGTACATAGCGCCCATCAGCCTCATGTCCCGGCTCTCCTTCTGCAGCCCCTACACCCTGGACCATTTTGTCTGTGACCCGGCCCCATTGTGGGCGGCCACCTGCTCCCCGGCTCCCCGGACTGAACAATTCTACTCCACCATGAGCTCCCTCATGATCGTCACCACTTTCCTCTCCATCCTGGCCTCCTACGGGCTCGTTATCAGGGCCGTGCTGAGGCTGCCCTCAGGGGCCGGGCGGCAcaaggccttctccacctgcacctcccacctggctgttgtggGCCTCTTCTGGGGCTCCATCATGGTCACCTACGTCATCCCGACGGCCTCCGGGACCAGCGGGAAGGTGGTGACGCTGTTCTACACAGTGGGGACCCCGCTGCTCAACCCGctgatctacagcctgaggaacaaggagatgAAGGAGGCTCTGAGGAGGACCCTGCTGGGGGAGCGTTAGGGGGCTCTGCGGTGACCTCCATCCGCCGGGACTGGTGGGAGAGAAGGCATCATGGACATGGGCCCTACTCCTCCAGGGGGTgctggctccacatggcattttgtGTGATCTGTCGGGGTCGCTGTAATATGAATAGTTACAGATGCTACAGCTATAGCTCAGAGAGGTGTGTGTTtgcgtgtgtgtgggtgtgggtgtcttTGCTGTGTTTGCAGATGGTCCTTGGATCAATGTGAGTTCCCCCTGTGACCCAACATGCTGCGCCCACCTTCTCGGCCATCCAGCAAGACGGGGGTGTCCAGAGACTGTCACATGCATATCTGTTTTCAAAACGAGGAGACATTGCATTTGTGTGCTTAGATCCCCTGCTTTGCCACTGCCAGGGCAGCACCcatcacccccagcccctgctccttccTGTCCTGGCCCAGTAGTCCCCGCACTCTGTCCTGGCCAGGGACGGGGACGAGCAGATCTCAGGCCAGCAGGAGGAGCGCCTGGAACATCCTCCAGCAGGAGACAGACTGAGCCTGGTGCTTGAACCAAGGACACCCAGAGTTATACTCTGAGTGACAGACAGGCCGTGTGAAAGGCAGAGGTCTGCCTGCAAGTCCGTGTCTCTCGGCACTAGAACGGCTGGCCCTGCTAACAGCACAGGAAGTACGTAAGAACCTGCCACCGGGGCACCCAGCTGAGCACATGATAAAACAGTGTAAAACAACGAGGACAGGGTGACCGGGAGGGATCGCGTGAGGATTCCctgtggtgtccctgccctctggggcacctggcattggccactgagggcagacaggatactgggctggatggacctgtggtctgaccccgtctggtcATTCTCATGTAACAACAGCAGGGACGGCTTTGGAGGAAAGTCCAAGGGGAGGTACCAACGCGTGGGATGATACGTATGTAGATTGAGTATCTCTGTCTATAAATATGGGGCACCTCGACGTAACCCTGTGGCCGGACTGGGGGCAATAGTGAGTCCACACTATCGACTGAGCTGTGTCCATTGTCCTGGGTTCACATGCGTAGGGGCTCCCAGGCCATCGGGCTAACACCACCTCTTACTGTACTTTGTTCGACACTAAACCTGACTGAAGTGCCTTCGTATCTTATGGGAGCCCATGGTCACTGGGGACTCTGGTGAGGTCTGTTCCGCTAGCCCCCTGGGCAGAGCTGGTACGATCCCCTGAGGGAGCCCACGAAAACACACTCAGCTGAACGTGTATCGtcactgatggagcaggagaccGGTCAGGACAGCACACCAGCGAATCCGGAATTTGCTGTATCTCTGTCCTGACCTATTACACCTCCTGGGGGAATCTGTGGGGAGACAGAAATTAATTTGTGTGAATGGAGAGTCAGACACAGCCCGAGGGGGATGGAacagcagagctgcctgccctgagACTGGACAATATGCGGGCCCCTGCTTGCTTTGAACTCGAACACCTCGGCTCCAACACACTGGGTCCCACTTTGCCACACCCCTCCCAGAGTGAGGGCTGGGTCCCAGGGGTctgacagcccctccctcctgcactaaaactccaccccactgcccccgagAGCTAATGGGCCAGAGCCCCAGAGGGTGTAAATGAGCCATGGCTCCATTGGAGTCACTGGGCCAGGCTCCTCGTGGGTGTAACtgtttgaaacctcccttcaggaagtcgaaggctcctatcaacgcccccccccccccacacacacactcttctcttctgcagactaaggaCGATTCCCTGCGGGAGCATCCCTTTAATAGGAAAAAAGACTAAAGTAGACATCCAGGTTTGCATCAGAAACTACAGCaatctgggggtgtgtctagactacagagttttgtcgacaaaagtggacttttgtcgacaaaactatacctgcgtctacactatcactgagttctgtcgacataatgtcgacagaactcagcagttttgtcgacgctggtaaacctcattttacgaggcataacgccttctgtcgacagagttctgtcgacagaaggtgttattgcatgtagggttgtgtctagactacagggttttgtcgacaaagcagcttgctttgttgacagaactgaatgtagtctagacgctctttgtcgacagaagctttgtcgacagtatctgtctacaaaccttctgtcaacaaaaccctgtagtctagacgtaccctgggtgttGAAGCATACCGATAGGCcaggtgagaaagagagagagagagatcctagACATATGACCCAACATATGAGCAAACTGAGATTAAAACATGCTATCAGAGTAAACATTCTCAGCTACTAAATCTATATTCTCCTGAATCTGAGTCAGGAAGGGAAACAGATATCACAATGAATGTTTGCAAATAGAGGCATGTGAAGCCATTTGGACTATTTATATACGATTACATGAATTAGTAGTGAAAAGTATGACCTCAGAATTTAGTCTAACTAGTAACCAAGATGAAAATTTCTAAATTAATTTCACAAACAAGATTAATTGAGTGATTCTTTCAGTATATATAACATATATCATATACCATaataatatctatctatctatctatctatctatctatctatctatctatctatctatctatctatctatctatctatctagtacgtctaaactacatcccgttatcgaaaaagggatgtaaattagatgtattgaaattgtacatgaagctgggatttgaatttcccgtgcttcatttacataatggtggccgcATTTCGAAAAAACCTGAGGTCAAGACTGGGATCCTTTGACAAAAATGccccgttttgaaagatcctgtaatcctcatttttttgagggttacaggatctttcaaaatgggccatttctgttgaaagatccccgtcttgaccgcatttttttttttgaaaagcggctttttgaaaaaaagtcgcggccaccattatgtaaatgaagcacaggaaattcaaattccagctTCATGTACAattttgatacgtctaatttacattcctttttcaataaagggatgtagtttagatataccctatctatctatccataTGTCtgtctgtggctacatctagactgcctgcccttttcgacagaggcttttttggcagtatctttcgaaaaagcctctgtcaaaaaagagcatctagccaataagaagatttttcaa
This genomic interval carries:
- the LOC102445267 gene encoding olfactory receptor 11G2-like yields the protein MNPANGTAPVTQFLLLGFPSLGRQSRELLCALLSLAYAATVVGNFCIVWAVLQDPRLQRLPMYILLGSFSWLEICYVTATAPRMLCDLLHPGLPISFHACFLQFYFFFSTGATECLLLAAMGLDRYLAICQPLRYPVLMSPPLCWTMVASCWLTGFLWYIAPISLMSRLSFCSPYTLDHFVCDPAPLWAATCSPAPRTEQFYSTMSSLMIVTTFLSILASYGLVIRAVLRLPSGAGRHKAFSTCTSHLAVVGLFWGSIMVTYVIPTASGTSGKVVTLFYTVGTPLLNPLIYSLRNKEMKEALRRTLLGER